The Salvelinus alpinus chromosome 21, SLU_Salpinus.1, whole genome shotgun sequence genome has a segment encoding these proteins:
- the LOC139548058 gene encoding TNF receptor-associated factor 4-like isoform X1 yields MPGFDYKFLEKPKRRFQCPLCSKAMREPVQVSTCGHRFCDTCLQEFLSEGVFKCPEDQLPLDYAKIYPDPELEQQILALPIRCIHSEEGCRWTGQMMQLQGHFSTCAFNVIPCPNRCSIKLTRRDLPDHLQHDCPKRKVKCEFCGSEFTGEAYENHQGICPQESVYCENKCGARMMRRLLSQHSLAECPKRTQPCKYCGKEFVFDTIQNHQYHCPRFPVACPNQCGTPNIAREDLANHVKENCGSALILCPFKDAGCKHRCPKLAIGRHLEDTTKSHLTMMCSLVGRQRQEILELRREMEELSVSNDGVLIWKLSDYSRKLQEAKLRNNHEFFSPPFYTHRYGYKLQVSAFLNGNGSGEGSHLSIYIRVLPGEYDNLLEWPFSYKVTFSIMDQSDPSLSKSQHITETFNPDPNWKNFQKPCSTRNSLDESTLGFGYPKFISHEEIKKRNYVRDNSIFLKASIEIPQKIMA; encoded by the exons TGAGGGGGTCTTCAAGTGCCCAGAGGACCAGCTGCCCCTGGACTATGCCAAG ATCTACCCTGACCCAGAGCTAGAGCAGCAGATCCTGGCTCTGCCCATCCGCTGCATCCACAGTGAGGAGGGCTGTCGCTGGACCGGACAGATGATGCAGCTCCAG GGCCACTTCTCCACCTGCGCCTTCAATGTGATCCCCTGCCCGAACCGCTGCTCCATCAAGCTGACGCGCCGTGACCTGCCCGACCACCTGCAGCACGACTGCCCCAAGCGCAAGGTCAAGTGCGAGTTCTGCGGCAGCGAGTTCACCGGGGAGGCCTATgag AACCACCAGGGTATCTGTCCCCAGGAGAGTGTGTACTGTGAGAATAAGTGTGGTGCGCGGATGATGCGTCGGCTCCTGTCCCAGCACAGTCTGGCTGAGTGTCCCAAACGCACGCAGCCCTGCAAGTACTGTGGCAAGGAGTTTGTCTTCGACACCATCCAG AACCATCAGTACCACTGCCCTCGGTTTCCAGTTGCGTGCCCAAACCAGTGTGGGACCCCTAACATTGCCCGGGAGGACTTGGCCAATCATGTGAAGGAGAACTGTGGCAGTGCCCTCATCCTCTGCCCCTTCAAAGATGCTGGCTGCAAACACAGG TGCCCAAAACTAGCGATCGGTCGTCACCTGGAGGACACGACCAAGTCCCACCTGACCATGATGTGCAGCCTGGTGGGGCGCCAGCGGCAGGAGATCCTGGAGCTgcggagggagatggaggagctgTCAGTCAGCAACGATGGAGTGCTCATCTGGAAGCTCAGCGACTACTCCCGGAAACTCCAGGAGGCCAAGCTCCGGAACAACCATGAGTTCTTCAGCCCGCCCTTCTATACCCATCGCTATGGCTACAAGTTGCAGGTGTCTGCGTTTCTCAATGGTAATGGCAGTGGGGAGGGCTCGCACCTGTCCATCTACATCCGGGTACTGCCAGGGGAGTACGACAACCTGCTTGAGTGGCCCTTCTCCTACAAGGTGACCTTCTCCATCATGGACCAGAGCGACCCGTCGCTGTCCAAGTCCCAACACATCACAGAGACCTTCAACCCTGACCCCAACTGGAAGAACTTCCAGAAGCCGTGCAGCACCCGCAACTCGCTGGACGAGAGCACCCTGGGCTTCGGCTACCCCAAGTTCATCTCCCACGAAGAGATCAAGAAGAGGAACTATGTCAGAGACAACTCCATTTTCCTCAAGGCTTCCATAGAGATCCCCCAGAAAATTATGGCCTGA
- the LOC139548058 gene encoding TNF receptor-associated factor 4-like isoform X2 has protein sequence MVVSWLQIYPDPELEQQILALPIRCIHSEEGCRWTGQMMQLQGHFSTCAFNVIPCPNRCSIKLTRRDLPDHLQHDCPKRKVKCEFCGSEFTGEAYENHQGICPQESVYCENKCGARMMRRLLSQHSLAECPKRTQPCKYCGKEFVFDTIQNHQYHCPRFPVACPNQCGTPNIAREDLANHVKENCGSALILCPFKDAGCKHRCPKLAIGRHLEDTTKSHLTMMCSLVGRQRQEILELRREMEELSVSNDGVLIWKLSDYSRKLQEAKLRNNHEFFSPPFYTHRYGYKLQVSAFLNGNGSGEGSHLSIYIRVLPGEYDNLLEWPFSYKVTFSIMDQSDPSLSKSQHITETFNPDPNWKNFQKPCSTRNSLDESTLGFGYPKFISHEEIKKRNYVRDNSIFLKASIEIPQKIMA, from the exons ATGGTTGTGTCATGGCTACAGATCTACCCTGACCCAGAGCTAGAGCAGCAGATCCTGGCTCTGCCCATCCGCTGCATCCACAGTGAGGAGGGCTGTCGCTGGACCGGACAGATGATGCAGCTCCAG GGCCACTTCTCCACCTGCGCCTTCAATGTGATCCCCTGCCCGAACCGCTGCTCCATCAAGCTGACGCGCCGTGACCTGCCCGACCACCTGCAGCACGACTGCCCCAAGCGCAAGGTCAAGTGCGAGTTCTGCGGCAGCGAGTTCACCGGGGAGGCCTATgag AACCACCAGGGTATCTGTCCCCAGGAGAGTGTGTACTGTGAGAATAAGTGTGGTGCGCGGATGATGCGTCGGCTCCTGTCCCAGCACAGTCTGGCTGAGTGTCCCAAACGCACGCAGCCCTGCAAGTACTGTGGCAAGGAGTTTGTCTTCGACACCATCCAG AACCATCAGTACCACTGCCCTCGGTTTCCAGTTGCGTGCCCAAACCAGTGTGGGACCCCTAACATTGCCCGGGAGGACTTGGCCAATCATGTGAAGGAGAACTGTGGCAGTGCCCTCATCCTCTGCCCCTTCAAAGATGCTGGCTGCAAACACAGG TGCCCAAAACTAGCGATCGGTCGTCACCTGGAGGACACGACCAAGTCCCACCTGACCATGATGTGCAGCCTGGTGGGGCGCCAGCGGCAGGAGATCCTGGAGCTgcggagggagatggaggagctgTCAGTCAGCAACGATGGAGTGCTCATCTGGAAGCTCAGCGACTACTCCCGGAAACTCCAGGAGGCCAAGCTCCGGAACAACCATGAGTTCTTCAGCCCGCCCTTCTATACCCATCGCTATGGCTACAAGTTGCAGGTGTCTGCGTTTCTCAATGGTAATGGCAGTGGGGAGGGCTCGCACCTGTCCATCTACATCCGGGTACTGCCAGGGGAGTACGACAACCTGCTTGAGTGGCCCTTCTCCTACAAGGTGACCTTCTCCATCATGGACCAGAGCGACCCGTCGCTGTCCAAGTCCCAACACATCACAGAGACCTTCAACCCTGACCCCAACTGGAAGAACTTCCAGAAGCCGTGCAGCACCCGCAACTCGCTGGACGAGAGCACCCTGGGCTTCGGCTACCCCAAGTTCATCTCCCACGAAGAGATCAAGAAGAGGAACTATGTCAGAGACAACTCCATTTTCCTCAAGGCTTCCATAGAGATCCCCCAGAAAATTATGGCCTGA